One Syntrophorhabdus sp. genomic window carries:
- a CDS encoding cupin domain-containing protein: protein MAENFIPTGNETRAFSLGDLAAYQEHSVVSREIVRKPAGTMTVFAFDEGEGLSEHTAPFDAAVYIIEGEARITIDGKPHSVRGGEMIIMPANKP from the coding sequence ATGGCAGAGAACTTCATACCCACAGGAAATGAGACCCGGGCGTTCAGCCTTGGAGACCTTGCCGCTTACCAGGAGCATTCCGTCGTGAGCCGCGAGATCGTGCGCAAGCCCGCGGGCACGATGACGGTCTTCGCCTTCGATGAGGGCGAGGGTTTGAGCGAACACACCGCCCCCTTCGACGCGGCAGTGTATATCATCGAGGGCGAGGCCCGGATAACCATCGACGGCAAGCCCCATTCCGTGAGAGGCGGTGAGATGATCATCATGCCGGCAAACAAACCCCA
- a CDS encoding aspartate ammonia-lyase produces MGDFRIEGDLLGEMKVPASAYYGIHTQRALRNFPVSSFPVPRELIVALAEVKEACAVANMRAGLLDLKRGEAIVAAAKEVAGGALADQFMVDALQGGAGTSTNMNVNEVLANRAIEILGGQKGDYGIVDPLGHVNLSQSTNDVYPTAVKVAAVRLVIVLSETIARLQGALQKKEQEFAGILKLGRTEMQDAVPITLGQEFGAFAEAFARDRWRLFKVEERLRQVNLGGTAVGTGLNAKREYIYAAIDALQDITGLNVARAENMVDVTQNADVFAEVSGLVKAAAVNLAKVSSDMRLMSMGPRGGLAEIRLPALQEGSSIMPDKVNPVITEMATGVAFQVMSLDHAITLSAASGQFELNAFLPLIAFNLLTELKLLANAVSIFRTHLVEGIEADEERCRRWLEESLCLATALAPYIGHERAGELSKAAREEGKTIGEAAVERGLFSEEEIEAIFQARELTRPGVAGSKKVKKSKEGQT; encoded by the coding sequence ATGGGCGATTTCAGGATCGAAGGGGATCTTCTGGGCGAGATGAAGGTGCCTGCCAGCGCGTACTACGGCATTCATACCCAAAGGGCGCTGAGGAATTTTCCCGTCTCCTCTTTCCCCGTTCCCCGGGAACTGATCGTTGCCCTCGCCGAGGTGAAAGAGGCCTGCGCCGTCGCCAATATGCGGGCGGGCCTTCTTGACCTCAAGCGCGGAGAAGCGATCGTCGCGGCCGCGAAGGAGGTCGCGGGCGGCGCCCTCGCGGACCAGTTCATGGTCGACGCTCTGCAGGGAGGGGCGGGGACGTCGACGAACATGAACGTGAACGAGGTTCTGGCCAACCGCGCTATAGAGATCCTTGGGGGGCAAAAGGGAGATTACGGTATCGTGGATCCCTTAGGTCATGTCAACCTTTCCCAATCCACCAACGACGTCTATCCCACGGCAGTGAAGGTTGCGGCAGTCAGGCTCGTCATCGTGCTCTCCGAGACTATCGCGCGCCTTCAGGGTGCCCTGCAGAAGAAAGAGCAGGAGTTCGCCGGCATCCTCAAACTCGGCCGGACCGAGATGCAGGACGCCGTCCCCATCACCCTGGGGCAGGAGTTCGGGGCCTTCGCGGAGGCCTTTGCCCGCGACAGGTGGCGCCTGTTCAAGGTGGAGGAGCGGCTGCGGCAGGTCAATCTCGGCGGCACGGCCGTCGGCACGGGCCTTAACGCGAAACGTGAATACATCTACGCGGCCATCGACGCGCTGCAGGACATCACGGGGCTTAACGTCGCCCGGGCCGAGAACATGGTCGACGTCACGCAGAACGCCGATGTCTTTGCCGAGGTCTCGGGGCTTGTGAAGGCGGCCGCCGTCAATCTGGCCAAGGTGTCGTCGGATATGCGTCTCATGTCCATGGGCCCGCGGGGAGGTCTTGCCGAGATAAGGCTCCCCGCTCTCCAGGAAGGTTCGTCCATCATGCCCGACAAGGTGAACCCCGTCATCACGGAGATGGCGACCGGCGTTGCCTTTCAGGTCATGAGCCTCGACCACGCCATTACCCTTTCGGCGGCGTCGGGGCAGTTCGAACTCAACGCGTTCCTGCCGCTTATCGCCTTCAACCTCCTGACGGAGCTCAAGCTTCTCGCAAACGCGGTCTCCATCTTCCGCACTCATCTGGTCGAAGGGATAGAGGCGGATGAGGAGCGCTGCAGGCGGTGGCTTGAGGAGAGTCTCTGCCTTGCCACCGCGCTTGCGCCGTACATCGGCCACGAAAGGGCCGGTGAGCTCTCAAAGGCGGCCCGGGAAGAAGGAAAGACGATCGGTGAGGCCGCCGTCGAGAGGGGGTTGTTCTCGGAAGAGGAGATCGAAGCCATTTTCCAGGCGCGCGAGTTGACGAGGCCGGGCGTGGCGGGGTCGAAA